The following proteins come from a genomic window of Carassius auratus strain Wakin chromosome 18, ASM336829v1, whole genome shotgun sequence:
- the LOC113118019 gene encoding extracellular calcium-sensing receptor-like: MSSFYIIILYVRYVLKTQAALSLFFLKGSYASYRLAMTKSTVPLLLLVVYGVYSAQLCRLLSQPALPLLSTERDINIGAIFSIHISALLKMHPFTSKPEPTTCTSFSLREFKFAQTLIFAIEEINNSTQLLPGVSLGYKIYDSCGSIAQAIFSGMALMNGYEETLSDTSCSRPPAVNAIVGESNSSPTIALASVVGPFSLPVISHFATCACLSNRKRFASFFRTIPSDYYQSRALAQLVKHFGWTWVGTVRSRSDYGNNGIAAFEEAAKQVGICIEYSETILRTDPQEHFLKTLEVIKKGTAKVVLAFVALRDFFPLVNVIAQHNITGIQWVGSESWITSRTIAETKEYSFLSGAVGFAIANAKLVGLREFLVNVHPDQEPNNKLLKEFWETAFQCSFRIRSNGGCTGSENMAELQNEYTDVSELRIANKVYTAVYTIAHTLHNILKDFKSSTNSSKGKWPTPQKVLEYMRDVRFTVKTGEEIFFDASGDPVARYDLVNWQPAGNGGLQFKHVGVYDSSMPLEKRLQVNQENVLWAGKSGQLPVSMCSETCPPGTRKAVQKGRPVCCYDCIACAEGEVSNGTDSSDCFSCDLEYWSNESKDICVLKMVEFLSYTEIMGMVLCIFSFTGVLLTAMVSFLFYLHKETPIVRANNSELSFLLLFSLSLCFLCSLTFIGQPTEWSCMLRHTAFGITFVLCISCVLGKTIVVLMAFKATLPGSNVMKWFGPFQQRLSVVSLTLIQVIICVIWLTISPPFPYMNLSYYREKIILECNLGSALGFWAVLGYTGLLSILCFILAFLARKLPDNFNEAKFITFSMLIFCAVWLTFIPAYVSSPGKFTVAVEIFAILSSSFGLLFCIFAPKCYIILLKPEKNTKKQIMGKS; this comes from the exons atgagctccttttacattataatcctctacgtccgctacgttctcaaaactcag GCAGCACTATCCCTGTTCTTCCTCAAAGGTTCTTACGCTTCATACAGATTGGCAATGACAAAGAGTACTGTGCCGCTACTGTTGCTGGTGGTGTATGGGGTCTATTCAGCACAACTCTGCAGACTGCTTAGTCAGCCCGCTCTTCCTCTACTATCTACAGAAAGAGACATTAACATTGGGGCGATATTCTCAATCCACATTAGTGCTCTGCTAAAGATGCATCCTTTCACTTCCAAACCAGAGCCAACAACATGCACCAG cTTCAGTTTGCGTGAGTTTAAATTTGCACAGACACTGATTTTTGCCATTGAGGAGATTAATAACAGCACACAGTTATTGCCTGGTGTTTCTTTGGGCTATAAGATATATGATTCCTGTGGCTCAATAGCTCAGGCTATATTCTCAGGCATGGCTTTGATGAATGGATATGAAGAGACTCTGAGTGACACGTCATGCTCTAGACCACCAGCTGTTAATGCCATTGTTGGAGAATCAAACTCCTCTCCAACCATAGCCTTGGCTTCTGTAGTTGGTCCATTCAGTTTGCCTGTT atcagTCATTTTGCCACATGTGCATGCCTGAGTAACAGAAAAAGGTTTGCATCATTCTTCAGAACAATACCCAGTGATTATTACCAAAGCAGAGCACTGGCTCagcttgtaaagcactttggctGGACCTGGGTTGGCACAGTAAGGAGTCGCAGTGACTACGGTAATAATGGCATTGCAGCATTTGAGGAGGCTGCAAAACAAGTAGGGATTTGTATTGAATACTCAGAAACCATATTAAGAACTGATCCACAAGAGCATTTTCTGAAGACGCTAGAAGTGATAAAGAAGGGTACTGCCAAGGTGGTCTTGGCTTTTGTTGCACTAAGAGATTTTTTCCCCCTTGTGAATGTAATTGCACAGCACAACATCACAGGGATACAGTGGGTTGGCAGTGAATCCTGGATCACTTCTCGAACTATTGCAGAAACAAAGGAATACAGTTTCCTTTCTGGAGCAGTGGGTTTTGCTATAGCAAATGCCAAACTTGTGGGCCTGCGAGAGTTCCTAGTGAATGTGCACCCTGATCAAGAACCAAACAATAAACTTTTAAAAGAATTCTGGGAGACTGCATTTCAGTGTTCTTTCAGGATTCGCAGCAATGGTGGGTGTACTGGTTCAGAGAATATGGCAGAGCTGCAAAATGAATATACTGATGTTTCAGAGTTACGGATAGCAAATAAAGTGTACACTGCAGTGTATACTATTGCACATACACtgcataatatattaaaagaCTTCAAATCCTCCACCAACAGCAGCAAAGGAAAATGGCCTACCCCACAAAAG GTTTTGGAGTATATGAGAGATGTGAGATTCACTGTTAAAACAGGTGAAGAAATTTTCTTTGATGCAAGTGGTGATCCAGTGGCGAGATATGACCTGGTGAACTGGCAGCCTGCTGGGAATGGAGGTCTGCAGTTTAAGCATGTGGGTGTCTATGACAGCTCAATGCCTTTAGAGAAACGTCTTCAGGTCAATCAAGAAAATGTGTTATGGGCAGGGAAAAGTGGACAG TTGCCTGTGTCCATGTGCAGTGAGACCTGCCCCCCTGGCACTAGGAAAGCTGTGCAAAAAGGACGACCTGTCTGCTGTTATGACTGTATAGCTTGTGCAGAGGGAGAAGTCAGTAATGGCACGG atTCTAGTGATTGCTTCTCTTGTGATTTGGAGTACTGGTCGAATGAAAGCAAAGACATATGTGTCTTAAAAATGGTTGAATTCCTTTCCTATACTGAAATCATGGGGATGGTACTTTGTATTTTTTCCTTCACTGGAGTGTTATTAACAGCAATGGTATCTTTTCTCTTTTATCTTCATAAAGAAACACCTATTGTAAGAGCAAACAATTCAGAGCTGAGCTTCCTGTTGCTCTTCTCACTCTCACTGTGTTTTCTCTGTTCACTTACTTTCATTGGTCAACCCACTGAATGGTCCTGTATGTTGCGTCACACAGCATTTGggatcacttttgtcctctgtATCTCCTGTGTCTTGGGGAAAACAATAGTGGTCTTAATGGCTTTCAAGGCTACACTTCCAGGAAGTAATGTCATGAAATGGTTTGGGCCTTTTCAACAGAGACTGAGTGTCGTTTCCTTAACGTTAATACAGGTGATTATATGTGTGATTTGGTTAACAATATCCCCCCCTTTCCCATATATGAATTTGAGCTATTACAGAGAAAAGATCATCCTTGAATGTAACTTAGGTTCAGCTCTTGGTTTCTGGGCTGTTCTGGGTTATACTGGTCTGCTATCAatcttgtgttttattttagcttttctTGCTCGGAAACTCCCAGATAACTTCAATGAAGCCAAGTTCATCACATTTAGTATGCTCATATTCTGTGCTGTCTGGCTCACATTTATCCCAGCTTATGTCAGTTCTCCTGGAAAATTTACTGTAGCTGTAGAGATATTTGCTATTTTATCTTCGagttttggtttattattttgtatatttgctCCAAAATGTTACATCATTTTGTTAAAACCagagaaaaacacaaagaaacaaataatgGGGAAATCTTAA